Proteins encoded within one genomic window of Rhinoderma darwinii isolate aRhiDar2 chromosome 5, aRhiDar2.hap1, whole genome shotgun sequence:
- the LOC142652299 gene encoding uncharacterized protein LOC142652299, with amino-acid sequence MNRSRDVTLPTLLLASLTVYGFLLVWAQNDTIEFTTITEDQKSPMSPAGFHIVTGGNVSIQLAPWHSTSIMPAVTTPTQDTTVTMDSTSTSMNGATVPFPTSATNRNTSGAGTATTTSTKWSSAMTHMSGTSPGTRVNDKSMPRSIKRSRAVTNSSGRLSIRVKIQSSAPKDEAMQKFLKKACEFFHKTLQLEDVTVTLGPERTQMMCLGSNTN; translated from the exons GTTTTCTGCTGGTGTGGGCACAGAATGACACCATAGAATTTACTACGATCACTGAGGACCAGAAAAGCCCAATGTCACCCGCAGGGTTCCATATAGTGACTGGAGGGAACGTTTCTATACAGCTGGCTCCCTGGCACAGCACCAGCATCATGCCAGCTGTCACCACTCCCACACAAGATACTACAGTAACTATGGACAGCACCTCGACCAGCATGAATGGTGCCACAGTTCCATTTCCGACGTCTGCAACAAACAGAAACACAAGTGGCGCTGGCACAGCCACAACAACAAGTACCAAGTGGTCATCTGCTATGACCCACATGTCTGGCACTAGTCCAGGAACTAGAGTCAATGACAAGAGCATGCCAAGGTCAATAAAGAGATCCAGAGCCGTCACTAACTCTTCAG GTCGCCTTTCAATAAGGGTGAAGATTCAGAGCAGCGCTCCTAAAGATGAGGCAATGCAAAAATTTTTGAAGAAG gcCTGTGAATTTTTTCACAAGACTTTGCAGCTTGAAGACGTGACCGTGACCCTGGGACCAGAGAGAACACAGATGATGTGTTTGGGTTCTAACACAAATTAA